The Marinobacter sp. ANT_B65 genome has a segment encoding these proteins:
- a CDS encoding GTP-binding protein, producing MSHKIIFSGSVGAGKTTAIAAISDKNVVSTDARASDDVKLKKATTTVAMDYGVLELEGGTRIHLYGTPGQQRFDYMWEILSVGGLGLVILVDNTAKDPVGEMDFYLRNFKSFLKEKPVCVGITRMDLAPEPRLDDYQQKLIELGRYAPVFEVDARNANDVKTLVRSLVNMIAVGA from the coding sequence ATGTCGCATAAGATCATTTTCAGTGGCTCCGTCGGTGCCGGGAAAACCACAGCGATTGCTGCCATCAGTGACAAGAATGTTGTGTCTACTGACGCCAGGGCCAGCGACGATGTGAAGTTGAAGAAGGCGACGACAACGGTTGCAATGGATTACGGCGTTCTCGAACTGGAGGGCGGTACCCGTATTCATCTCTATGGCACACCTGGTCAGCAACGCTTTGACTATATGTGGGAGATTCTCAGTGTTGGAGGGCTGGGCCTGGTCATTCTCGTCGATAACACAGCGAAAGACCCTGTTGGCGAAATGGATTTTTATCTCAGGAACTTCAAGTCCTTTCTCAAGGAAAAGCCTGTTTGCGTTGGTATAACCCGAATGGACCTGGCGCCTGAACCCCGGTTGGACGATTACCAGCAAAAGCTGATCGAACTTGGACGTTACGCACCCGTCTTTGAGGTTGATGCCCGGAACGCAAATGATGTTAAGACGCTGGTTCGTAGCCTTGTCAATATGATTGCTGTCGGGGCCTGA
- a CDS encoding ATP-binding cassette domain-containing protein yields the protein MNSILSLKAFGVGIGERTILGGIDLEVPEKGVTSLFGPSGTGKSTLMRTLAGLNDASPNLRTWGEALYAGTFLGGGERPAMLVQSARLLAANVLQNILHEVPERSSLGLAQQRELAVRLLDDWGLPELSDRLYEPAVKLDLALGRCLSIMRICAPNPKMICLDEPTAGLDPEGAEKVLKAVKLQAEKRAVLMTLHNQAQAEYLGGKAVLTAGGYVQEEGAAESFFKAPKTEIGATFARTGSCSVPSPDALPEDLSLDAPKPRVLPKEASSYVSDSFGPRGFLWIKKGILAGTPRPGVFYDEEYDVKSLSRVEINHLITLTEPPPKELAVNGDLLGQYGIENSCFPIPDMGAPTLKQAFSICKTIDQLVKNGDRVAVHCKAGMGRTGTVLCAYLIWEGDDAITALERARNIEPRWVQSEVQVAFLEAFEDVVCQASKERPRS from the coding sequence ATGAACAGCATTTTGTCTCTTAAAGCATTTGGCGTTGGTATAGGGGAGCGCACCATTCTTGGCGGGATTGATCTTGAGGTTCCCGAGAAGGGTGTTACATCGCTGTTTGGTCCAAGTGGTACGGGAAAATCAACACTCATGAGAACACTGGCAGGCCTGAACGATGCCAGTCCGAATCTGCGGACCTGGGGTGAGGCTCTTTATGCCGGAACCTTCCTTGGTGGCGGAGAACGACCCGCAATGCTGGTACAAAGCGCAAGGCTCCTGGCTGCAAACGTATTGCAGAATATTTTGCATGAAGTTCCTGAGCGATCTTCACTTGGTTTGGCGCAGCAAAGGGAACTGGCCGTCCGGTTATTGGATGACTGGGGCCTGCCGGAACTCAGTGACAGGCTCTACGAGCCCGCAGTAAAGCTGGATCTGGCTCTTGGCAGGTGCCTTTCCATCATGCGCATCTGTGCTCCGAACCCTAAAATGATCTGCCTTGACGAGCCGACAGCCGGTTTGGACCCGGAGGGTGCGGAAAAAGTGCTCAAGGCTGTCAAATTACAGGCTGAGAAGCGGGCGGTATTGATGACACTGCATAACCAGGCTCAAGCCGAGTACCTGGGTGGTAAAGCAGTGCTCACAGCTGGCGGTTATGTGCAGGAAGAGGGGGCAGCCGAGAGCTTTTTCAAGGCACCGAAAACTGAGATCGGGGCAACATTTGCAAGAACCGGCTCTTGCAGTGTGCCGTCACCGGATGCACTACCTGAAGATCTGTCTCTGGATGCTCCAAAACCCAGAGTCTTACCCAAAGAGGCCTCCAGCTACGTGAGTGATAGTTTTGGCCCGCGTGGTTTTTTGTGGATTAAAAAAGGCATCCTGGCCGGCACGCCAAGACCAGGAGTCTTTTACGATGAGGAATACGACGTCAAGTCCTTGAGCCGGGTGGAAATCAATCATCTCATCACGCTGACTGAGCCGCCGCCTAAAGAGCTGGCGGTAAATGGAGATTTACTGGGTCAGTACGGCATCGAAAACTCGTGTTTTCCTATACCTGATATGGGGGCGCCGACGCTGAAGCAAGCCTTTAGCATCTGTAAGACCATTGATCAGTTGGTTAAAAACGGTGACAGGGTTGCCGTGCACTGCAAAGCCGGGATGGGGCGGACTGGCACTGTGCTCTGTGCTTACCTGATATGGGAGGGGGACGATGCCATTACTGCACTCGAACGAGCCCGTAACATAGAGCCTCGATGGGTTCAGTCAGAGGTGCAGGTAGCGTTTCTGGAAGCTTTTGAGGACGTTGTATGTCAGGCATCGAAGGAGCGCCCCAGGTCATGA